Proteins from one Telopea speciosissima isolate NSW1024214 ecotype Mountain lineage chromosome 1, Tspe_v1, whole genome shotgun sequence genomic window:
- the LOC122665581 gene encoding stearoyl-[acyl-carrier-protein] 9-desaturase 6, chloroplastic-like has product MQGSQMLCHQQHLLFPGSTGNMKHHNVRAKIPATGTIRVRRQTISSVAAAPHKPDQVTHSMPPQKAEVFKSLNGWATETLLPFLKPVEQIWQPHDFLPDSSLSSDEFEEQVRELRKRTSELPDEYLVVLVGDMITEEALPTYQSMINRLDGVKDETGSSPDPWSVWTRSWTAEECRHGDLLKTYLFLSGRVNMLSIERTIQYLIGAGMVPGLENNPYLGFVYTSFQERATFVSHGNTARLAKERGDTVLARICGTIASDEKRHENAYIKIVEKLLEVDPSDAMLGIADMMQKKITMPAHLMYDGKEPRLFDHFSAVAQRIGVYTAGDYADILEFLVGRWKLEKLEGLNSEACKAQDFVCGLAPRYRKLQERAQERARKMDPQTARFSWIFDKEITL; this is encoded by the exons ATGCAGGGATCACAGATGCTGTGCCACCAACAGCACCTCTTATTTCCCGGAAGCACCGGGAATATGAAACATCACAATGTCAGAGCTAAAATCCCGGCAACCGGCACCATCAGAGTCCGGCGACAAACAATCTCTTCAGTAGCGGCGGCGCCACATAAGCCTGATCAGGTTACGCACTCAATGCCACCACAGAAGGCGGAGGTATTCAAGTCGCTCAACGGGTGGGCCACGGAAACGCTCCTCCCGTTTCTGAAGCCAGTGGAGCAAATCTGGCAGCCGCACGATTTCTTGCCGGACTCGTCCTTGTCGTCGGATGAGTTCGAAGAGCAAGTGAGGGAGCTACGGAAGCGAACGTCTGAATTGCCGGACGAGTACTTGGTAGTGTTGGTGGGTGACATGATCACGGAAGAGGCACTGCCCACGTACCAATCCATGATTAACCGGCTTGATGGGGTCAAAGACGAGACCGGATCCAGCCCTGACCCATGGTCCGTCTGGACTCGTAGTTGGACCGCCGAAGAGTGCAGGCACGGCGATCTGCTCAAGacctacctcttcctctccGGTCGCGTCAATATGCTTTCGATCGAGCGCACCATTCAATACCTCATCGGTGCTGGCATG GTACCGGGTTTAGAGAACAACCCATATTTGGGATTCGTGTACACGTCATTCCAAGAGCGAGCCACGTTCGTATCGCACGGCAACACGGCCCGCTTGGCAAAGGAACGTGGGGATACCGTGTTGGCACGTATCTGCGGCACGATTGCATCGGACGAGAAGCGACACGAGAACGCTTACATCAAGATAGTGGAAAAGTTGCTGGAGGTGGACCCCTCAGATGCCATGTTGGGAATCGCAGATATGATGCAGAAGAAGATTACGATGCCGGCACATCTGATGTACGATGGGAAGGAGCCGCGTCTTTTTGACCACTTCTCCGCCGTTGCACAGAGGATCGGTGTATACACAGCTGGGGATTACGCAGACATATTGGAATTCCTGGTTGGGAGGTGGAAGCTAGAGAAGCTAGAGGGCCTGAACAGTGAGGCGTGTAAGGCTCAGGATTTCGTGTGTGGGTTGGCACCCAGGTACCGGAAGCTGCAGGAAAGAGCCCAGGAGCGAGCTCGGAAGATGGATCCGCAGACTGCGCGCTTCTCCTGGATCTTTGACAAGGAGATCACTTTGTAG
- the LOC122638896 gene encoding pentatricopeptide repeat-containing protein At3g46790, chloroplastic-like encodes MKGKEINGQIIKNLAFNGDVVIGNSLIDMYAKWKQSMNLFEKMRVFGIKPNSVTFTTVLASCSHSGLVDDGWRIFESMRSNYRVEPMVGHYACMVDFLGHLGYLKEALELIDKMPEQRAPSVWGALLGACRMHNNVDMGEIAAYRLFELEPKNPINYVALCGIYDSVDRLDGVLRIRSRMRELRKASVA; translated from the exons atgaaagggaaagagataaATGGGCAAATAATTAAGAATCTAGCTTTCAATGGAGATGTTGTCATTGGGAATTCTTTGATTGATATGTATGCGAAGT GGAAACAGTCTATGAatctttttgaaaaaatgaGAGTTTTTGGAATTAAACCCAACTCTGTAACATTCACTACGGTTCTGGCTAGTTGCAGTCACTCGGGGCTTGTAGATGATGGTTGGAGGATTTTTGAATCAATGAGATCAAATTATAGGGTGGAACCCATGGTAGGACATTATGCTTGTATGGTGGACTTCTTAGGCCATCTTGGGTATCTGAAAGAAGCACTGGAATTGATCGACAAAATGCCTGAACAACGTGCTCCAAGTGTTTGGGGTGCCCTTCTTGGTGCTTGCAGGATGCATAATAATGTGGACATGGGAGAAATTGCTGCTTATCGGCTTTTTGAATTGGAGCCTAAAAATCCTATTAATTACGTTGCATTGTGTGGTATCTATGATTCTGTTGATCGACTGGATGGAGTTCTACGGATAAGATCAAGGATGAGAGAACTAAG GAAAGCTTCAGTTGCATGA